Below is a genomic region from Triticum dicoccoides isolate Atlit2015 ecotype Zavitan chromosome 5A, WEW_v2.0, whole genome shotgun sequence.
ataccctggctgttgagcccgatctcgtgggcaccataaagacaatgcagggatttgactctgaagtctacaagattaagcaagacctcaaagaaggaagttcctcatccttcactattgctgatgatggcgccttgtacttcaaaggccgcctagtggtgccgtgtaagaaggaaaacctgaatatgactcaggaggttatgaaagaagctcatgatacgcctctatgtatccaccctggtagtacgaagatgtatcaagacattcgtcagagattctggtggtctaatatgaagcaagacattgctcgttatgttgctgaatgtgacgtttgccgtcgtatcaaagcagaacatcaaaggcNNNNNNNNNNNNNNNNNNNNNNNNNNNNNNNNNNNNNNNNNNNNNNNNNNNNNNNNNNNNNNNNNNNNNNNNNNNNNNNNNNNNNNNNNNNNNNNNNNNNNNNNNNNNNNNNNNNNNNNNNNNNNNNNNNNNNNNNNNNNNNNNNNNNNNNNNNNNNNNNNNNNNNNNNNNNNNNNNNNNNNNNNNNNNNNNNNNNNNNNNNNNNNNNNNNNNNNNNNNNNNNNNNNNNNNNNNNNNNNNNNNNNNNNNNNNNNNNNNNNNNNNNNNNNNNNNNNNNNNNNNNNNNNNNNNNNNNNNNNNNNNNNNNNNNNNNNNNNNNNNNNNNNNNNNNNNNNNNNNNNNNNNNNNNNNNNNNNNNNNNNNNNNNNNNNNNNNNNNNNNNNNNNNNNNNNNNNNNNNNNNNNNNNNNNNNNNNNNNNNNNNNNNNNNNNNNNNNNNNNNNNNNNNNNNNNNNNNNNNNNNNNNNNNNNNNNNNNNNNNNNNNNNNNNNNNNNNNNNNNNNNNNNNNNNNNNNNNNNNNNNNNNNNNNNNNNNNNNNNNNNNNNNNNNNNNNNNNNNNNNNNNNNNNNNNNNNNNNNNNNNNNNNNNNNNNNNNNNNNNNNNNNNNNNNNNNNNNNNNNNNNNNNNNNNNNNNNNNNNNNNNNNNNNNNNNNNNNNNNNNNNNNNNNNNNNNNNNNNNNNNNNNNNNNNNNNNNNNNNNNNNNNNNNNNNNNNNNNNNNNNNNNNNNNNNNNNNNNNNNNNNNNNNNNNNNNNNNNNNNNNNNNNNNNNNNNNNNNNNNNNNNNNNNNNNNNNNNNNNNNNNNNNNNNNNNNNNNNNNNNNNNNNNNNNNNNNNNNNNNNNNNNNNNNNNNNNNNNNNNNNNNNNNNNNNNNNNNNNNNNNNNNNNNNNNNNNNNNNNNNNNNNNNNNNNNNNNNNNNNNNNNNNNNNNNNNNNNNNNNNNNNNNNNNNNNNNNNNNNNNNNNNNNNNNNNNNNNNNNNNNNNNNNNNNNNNNNNNNNNNNNNNNNNNNNNNNNNNNNNNNNNNNNNNNNNNNNNNNNNNNNNNNNNNNNNNNNNNNNNNNNNNNNNNNNNNNNNNNNNNNNNNNNNNNNNNNNNNNNNNNNNNNNNNNNNNNNNNNNNNNNNNNNNNNNNNNNNNNNNNNNNNNNNNNNNNNNNNNNNNNNNNNNNNNNNNNNNNNNNNNNNNNNNNNNNNNNNNNNNNNNNNNNNNNNNNNNNNNNNNNNNNNNNNNNNNNNNNNNNNNNNNNNNNNNNNNNNNNNNNNNNNNNNNNNNNNNNNNNNNNNNNNNNNNNNNNNNNNNNNNNNNNNNNNNNNNNNNNNNNNNNNNNNNNNNNNNNNNNNNNNNNNNNNNNNNNNNNNNNNNNNNNNNNNNNNNNNNNNNNNNNNNNNNNNNNNNNNNNNNNNNNNNNNNNNNNNNNNNNNNNNNNNNNNNNNNNNNNNNNNNNNNNNNNNNNNNNNNNNNNNNNNNNNNNNNNNNNNNNNNNNNNNNNNNNNNNNNNNNNNNNNNNNNNNNNNNNNNNNNNNNNNNNNNNNNNNNNNNNNNNNNNNNNNNNNNNNNNNNNNNNNNNNNNNNNNNNNNNNNNNNNNNNNNNNNNNNNNNNNNNNNNNNNNNNNNNNNNNNNNNNNNNNNNNNNNNNNNNNNNNNNNNNCGCGCCCCTGCTAGCCGGCCCTGACCGCGTCCACCCCTCCCGGCTGCTTGCCGCCTTGGGACTCCGTCCCTCGCCCGGTCCGACGCCCCGCCTCGCCCAGCCTACCTCACCTCGCCGTGCCTGTGGCCGGCGGCTTCCCCTTCGATCTGGGCGTACGCCCGCTCGGGCTGGGCGCCAACGCCCGTGCGCTCTGCCCGCATCCCGCTCCGGCCATGGacacgccgtggccaccggcctcttcTTCCTTCGCCTGGCGCAGTCCACCGCTAGCCCGCGCCCTACCTCACCCTCCCACGCGCGCCATGGAATGCCCCTGTCGCTGGAGCCGCAGCCTCCATCGACCGCCGCCACCACTCTCCGGcggcgccgcccttcgccggcgccGTTCGCTGCCGGCTCCCCCTCGCTCCACCTACCGCAGCCGACGCCACAATGGCCGCGCCCGCTGGAGCCCCGTTCCAGCCTCGCCCGCGCCCGATAagcccccaggggcctatgacaagggggccccatccccagaactttattaaaaaaaaggaattaaaaataaataaataaataaataataattacattAATTAAATAATCAATAagcgaattaattaagttaattaatcttgtttaattaatctaattaactagttagtttaattaaatagtgcttagtttaactaagacctaattaacctaaacagagtatgacaggtgggtcccactggacccacatgtcagtttgacccagtcaactctgttgactgctgatgtcagcatgacatcatgctgatgtcattaatctgttttccgaattaattaaataattaaataaattccagaaattaataaaatctttagaaaatcatatcttttaatccgtaactcggattaaaatattttcaacatgaaagttgctcagaacgacgagacgaattcggatacgcagtccgttcgtccgccacacccccctaacctatcgaacccgcaactttccccctctggctcctctgcccgaaaacacgaaacaccgggaatactttcccggatgttttccccccttcaccggtatcacctactaccgcgttagggcacaccgaacaccgcgtattgccttgttatattttgagatgctttgtttgctctgtattcattatttcttccccctcttctctccggtagactacgagaccgacgctgctgctgacNNNNNNNNNNNNNNNNNNNNNNNNNNNNNNNNNNNNNNNNNNNNNNNNNNNNNNNNNNNNNNNNNNNNNNNNNNNNNNNNNNNNNNNNNNNNNNNNNNNNNNNNNNNNNNNNNNNNNNNNNNNNNNNNNNNNNNNNNNNNNNNNNNNNNNNNNNNNNNNNNNNNNNNNNNNNNNNNNNNNNNNNNNNNNNNNNNNNNNNNNNNNNNNNNNNNNNNNNNNNNNNNNNNNNNNNNNNNNNNgcctattctactctatactgcttgcattagagtagtgtagcatgttactgctttccgttatacctatcctgatgcatagcctgtccttgttactactgttgatacctttacctgcaatcctatatacttagtataggatgctagtatttccatctgaggccctacattcttgtcagtctgccttgctatactattgggccgtgatcacccgggaggtgatcacgggtatatactatacatacatacatactatacagatggtgactaaagtcgggtcagctcgaagagtacccgcgagtgattcacggattgggggctgaaaggacctttgtcccgacggccctctgtgtggatctttgtggcggagcgacagggcaggttgagaccgcctaggagagaggtgggcctggccctgttcggcggtcgcggacacttaacacgcttaacgagatcttggtatttgatccgagtctggctacgagcctatacgcactaaccatctatgtgggagtagttatgggtatcccgacgtcgtggtatcagccgaagcacttcgtgacgtcagcgactgagcggcgcgcgccgggttggactgcgttaacgcaacttcctttgtaatggaggttgctaggtctgctcaccggccgcgtacgcaacgtgcaggtgtgctcagggcgatgggcccagacccctgcgcgcttaggtttagaccggcgtgctggcctctccgttgagcctaggtggggctgcgacgtgttgatcttccgaggccgggcatgacccaggaaagtgtgtccggccaaatgggatcaagcgtgttgggttatgtggtgcacccctgcagggaagttaatctattcgaatagccgtgatcttcggtaacaggacgacttggagttgtaccttgaccttatgacaactagaaccggatacttaataaaacacacccttccaagtgccagatacaaccggtggtcgctctacctcagggatatgaggaggggatcgccgggtaggattatgctatgagatgctatttggagatgttatttggagatgctacttggaggacttcaatctactctcttctgcttgatgcaagacggtggttgcgagaagcgtagtcttcgacaggattagctttccccctcttattctggcattctgcagttcagtccactgatatggcctccttacacatttacccatgcatatgtagtgtagttccttgcttgcgagtactttggatgagtactcacggttgctttctccccccttttccccttttctttcttcctggttgtcgcaaccagatgctggagtccaggagccagacgccaccgtcgacgacgacccctactacaccggaggtgcctactactacgtgctgcccgctgacgacgacctggagtagttaggaggatcccaggcaggaggcctgcgcctctttcgatctgtaccccagtttgtgctagccttgttaaggcaacttgtttaacttatgtctgtactcagatattgttgcttccgctgactcgtctatgatcgagcacttgtattcgagccctcgaggcccctggcttgtattatgatgcttgtatgacttattttatttgtagagttgtgttgtgatatcttcccgtgagtccctgatcttgatcgtacacatttgcgtgcatgattagtgtacgattgaatcgggggcgtcacaactgtGTATATATGTGACACCTCTGAAATAGTTCAAGGACCTATGTGATATCTTTGAAATAGTTTGAGGACCAGGAATGACACACATATTGCATTTTGAGGACCTGGATGACaattttcatagttcgaggacctatgtgacacctctgaaatagttcgaggacctatgATGCACTTCACTCTATGGGAGGAAATTATAAAAGAAAAGCTGGCAATGTGTGATGACTGACGAGTTTATATCAAGTAAAAACAAACCATCTCCCTAAGCTATGGCCACCATCGTAGTCGGGCTGGGGTGGCACTTTCTGTTGATGGCTCCTTTTCGAGCATGGATAATCGGGCAGCGGACGGAATGGTCTTACGAAGGGAAGGTGGCTCGTTGATTTTTGTGGCATATAGATGCATATTTCACTGCAATGACGCCCTTGAAGTGGAAATACATGCGATTATGCAAGGGATGACGCTGACGATTAAGCATTCGAATTTTCCAATGGTGGCGCAATCAAATTTTGTTAATGCTTTAGCCATTCTTGCAGGCGACACCTTATTCAGGTCGGTGTATGGACACAGCTGTTGAGATTAGAGAAAATATGTCTGTTAGAGTTTGTTTCTCTGAAGATTAGTAGGGAACAGAATAAAGCAACACATCAATTGGCATATTATAGCCATACCGAAGCTTGTATTTGCGGTGTGGTTGAATTCGAGCCCTCCATATTGTGAGGACTTGTTGTCTCGAGATTGTAACCGTATCATTATGGAATAAAACTCCTTTTCATCTGGCAAAAAGAAACATGATCATCAAACCATTGGCTTGCGCATGCATTTAGTTGGTGCTATGTGTCATGACATCTCATTTTGATGTAAGCAGACCAAACCGACTTGCTTCAAAAATCTCAAAtctcataaatgtttattactccttatgttcacttttataagaccttgaagatattcagacaatgtgcaaaacggcTCATTTTGAGATGTCTGAAaccacttacaaaagtgaacggaggcagTGGCATTGGTATCGAAAGAGTAATGCAATATATAAACCACTTACAGAAGTGAACGGAGGCAGCGGCATTGGTATCGAAAGAGTAATGCAATATATAAAAGTTACTATAACATTATGAGTCCGATACATCGGGTACAGGGCAAAGGCATGAAAATCTTAGGGATTCACGGAGAAAGCAAAGCTGGtgcatacatgaattaaaaaaagGATATATGGCTAAAAGTAGAATTAAGTAAGCCAAAGGGATCCGAAAAAGAATAATTCTCATATATGGATGTAAATTAATTAGCGAATCCGAAAAATACAAAAGAAGAGGATAGCGGGGGGGAGGGAATGCATGGCAGCTGTCCCGTCGTCCGGTGGCGCCGTacgccccgacgacgtcgtccggtCGCGACGGCGAGGAACGGGTCAAAGGACACTAAAACTGGGCCCCACCCCGCCCGATTTAGCCACAGGCCACCGcggtccccccctctctctctctcctcatccCGCAGAGTCTCCGTGGACCAAGCCTATAAACCCCGCGCGCACTCCGCCTGCACACCACACAGACTGTCGATACGCCGCGTCCACGCAGGCAGAGCAGAGCAAGCGCCCGTGCTCCTCCTCCCGTCCCCTTCTTCCCTCCTCCGCCGCGAGATATTTCTCCTGTCagctccgcctcctcgccgccgtcgccgtcgccatgaaCTGCCTCCAGCACCTGCTCAAGTAAGTCAGGCACGGGCCCCCCTTTCGATTTCTCGCCGGAATCAtgtttcgccgccgccgccgcctctcgccccCGCAGCTTGGCTGATTTTTGCCGCCCCCCTCCGCCCCCAGGGAGCCTCCGATCTTAGCGGGATCCAGATCGATGAGGCGGCCCTCGCCGCTCAACCTCGTGAGTTTCTCTTCTTTTTTCAACCACCGCGGATCCCATTTATCTCGATTTCGATTTCGATTCTCATTTCGCCGGCCACGGAATCGAAACTCTAATCTAACCCGCTGCTTTTGGCCGAGCCCAGGCCATGGTTCGCGGAGGGAGTCGCCGCTCCAACACCGTCAAAACTGTAAGCATTCCAACGTCCTCTGCGATTTCGCTTTTGTTTCTACAGAATCAACTGTCTCAGCGTTTGCGGACTTGCGATTGCAGGCATCCGGGACATCCACTTCCAGCGCGGAGAACAGCGCCATGGAGCCAGGCGCGGACAGGTCCGACACGTATAGCACCAACATGACACAAGCCATGGGAGCAGGTAGGCGAAGAGAAACATTCAACCTCCATGACCGATTCACAGTTTTTCCCTCGCACTTGCGTGTCtgcttcactatcagtgccaaggtTACACAATGGTGCTAGTTGCATTTCGGTCAGTCATGTTGCTTGCTGACTTGATGAAAATCCCTTGCTGCCCCATTCATATAAATGTCACCATCACAATGCTGACCCGAGCTACCTGATTGGAACCATTCACAACAAACTATTATTGTCTATCCTAGTATGAGCATTTTATCATCTTCTTCTCCATTACTAGCCTTTGTAGACTTTCAGGCTTTAGCGACACCTCATTCATCTGACTTTTTTGGCATGTCTAACCTCCCCTTCTTGGAGACTATGAGTGTTTCAACAGCTGGCCTTGTCCATTTTTCCTCGACTGAAAGTTCCCTCGTTTGCTGCTATTATGGAGTTCTGTCACTTTAATTTTATTCATTATGTTGTACAGAATGAATCTTATCATATAGAAAGCTTCGACACTGATTAGTCGAAATTTACTTACCTTCAGATCACCAATTGAGCACTAACGTCTGCAATATCTTATGCTCCTTTCTCATTAAGTTCTGTTTACTACACTATTCCTAAAATATTTCCTTTTATTCCGAAAAAAAAAAACATTTCTAGCGTTGACGTACAGGCATGAGCTTGGGATGAATTACAATTTTATATGCCCAGACTTGATTGTAGGCTCCTGCTTACAGGTTCTCATCTCAACCATTCAGATAGAGACTTTACACCTGTGACTCCATCTAATTATCTGCTTTCATGTGCAGAGCCCAAGTGATGTTGATAAGCTTCGGGAGATTGGTGTAAAAACTGTATTCTGCTTGCAGCAAGATCCAGACCTTGAGTATCCTTATCATTCAAGTGTATTTTCATCTTTCTGGTAGAAATAAAGAAATATCTTCACTACTGCCTATTAAGCTAGATCCAAATTTGCATATCGGTAAGATCGTAACGCTAATGTTCATACATAAGGAAACATTGTTGAATTCAGCTCATAGCTTTCTATCCACACATGCATTTTTGTCTGCAGATATTTTATCTGTGCAGTGTGTGTAGACATCTTTTAACATGATTTAGTTTTTATCCTAGCGACATAGTTATTTGTTACTTCAACTGCTATGTAATGCTTTCTTACTATGAATATATGTGTTTCATCCTTCACCACTTTGTTTAGATACTTTGGAGTTGACATTTGTGCCATTCAAGATTATTGTCTAGAATGCAAAGACATTGAGCACTGCCGTGAAGAAGTTAGGTATTGAAAGTTCTAATCTTCATGAGTCCATTTTAAACTGGACGTAAGAATTGGGCATAACCTATGCCTAATGGAGTTACGCAATTCCTTGTTCCAAGGTGACGTAGTTAAATTAGAGAATATGTCATTGTTCCTCTGGGTTTGGAATTGATCAAATTGCAGTGTTCATTCAGCCGTCCTTTAGTTTCAAAGAGATTACCATATTGTTCACAGCTTATTGTCTGTATTCTCTCTTGTCCTGTTGACCTTGTACATCCATGATATGGTATTACATTTCAGTGCAGTTGTCCCGTACTGTTTCTCAATACAAGAAAAAAAATATTGACACAAGTGCAGTCTTCAACATGCATAACCTTATGAAAAGTTACTCCGATGAACAATCTCTGTTTTTTTGGCTTCTGTTCTCAGTTCAATCACAAACATTTCACTTTTCAATACTTAGAGGCTTCAGCTAGATGATTCGTATTTGCACCAGGCAGTatgtactccttccgtcccatatTATAAGATCGTTTCGAGCTGTTTAGCttgcaaaacgatcttatattatgggacggagggagtatatagcaaTGTAGTTCTTCCTCGCATCCAGTGTGTGTTCTTTTCATTGTCTGTGTTGCGAATATCCAAAGTATTAAATTAATTTAATGTTTAATTACACCAGGGATTTCGATGCTTTCGATTTGCGACTGAGGCTTCCTGCTGTGATTAGCAAATTGTACAAGCTTGCCAGCCATAATGGTGGAATAACATATATACATTGTACTGCTGGACTTGGAAGAGCTCCTGCTGTGGCAGTAGGTTTATAGTCTTTCTCTTATTGTTTCTCAATATGTCCGGATGTGCCAATTGGGTTACATAGTCATGACTCTTCCCACAGAAAATGAAGCAACATAACGACCTGCATATATGCAAGCATTTCCTTGTAGTACCATCCACCAGATAACAAATATAGCTAGAACATAACACATCTTATTTGGAGTGAGTAAAATGTACAGTTTGCAGATTGCTTTGGTAACTTTCCActatgatttgatggtatccataaTCTTGTGCGCTGACAGTTCTCTAATTCTgagaatattttgcaaaatttcAGCTGGCATATATGTTCTGGATTCTTGGTTACAATCTTAATGAAGGACATCAACTACTGCAGGTAGTATTAGGAAGTTGAAAAGTTATTTGTAAGTTAATATGTATGCACTGTTGATGCCAATATCCACCCCCGGATGCTTATTTGCTAATCTCTCTTTCACTGTATTCTAAGTTGTTTTTACCACATGGCTAGTTATCTTGTTTTTTGTACAGAATTTGAACCCATTCTTTTATGTTGTATAGAGTAAAAGGCCTAGCTTTCCAAAGTTGGAAGCCATCAAATTGGCAACAGCTGACATTGTAAGTAAGAACTATGTTGTATTCCCAGTATGTAGTTATGATGAAGAAGTTAAAGTAGATTTCCGACATAATTGTGTGTCATGCATCTCGTCTTATTCTTTAGCTCACGGGCTTGTCAAAAAACTGCATCACTCTGAAGTGGAAAAATGGCAGTTGTTCTTCTGTTGAAATTTCTGGGCTTGACATTGGGTGGGGACAGGTATGTTTATTCTTCAATTATGTCATATATACATTTCTTGTGTTGAAGAATTTCAGTTAGATGGTGTGATTCTGCCCAGCTGCTTTCTAGTATGGAATGTATTGTATTAAATCCATGTTACATAGGAGACGCTCTTAGCTGATTTCTTTTTATGTCTTATATTTCTTGCATTTATGCAGAAAATTCCCCTGGCATATGATGAGGAGAAAAGAGCATGGTTTCTTGAGAGAGAGTTACCTGTGAGTATCAACCTAACTGTCATACCGAGAGCAATCATCCGCCTTTATTTTTTCTTGTTCATTGTTATATTCCTCACATGCCTTGTATGTTACATCTGTATACCATCAGCGTGTGATATCAAGCCTAATCCTTCATAAAATCTGACATTTCAACAGTGTTCATAGAATTCAAAGGTTCTGACTACTGAACATCCTGATAGTTATGCCACTTTCTCGTTGATCATTAATTAGAACCATAGTTTTGGCCATCTTATTGATCCAAGTTATACTGGTGGCAGTCATTATGTCACTTTCTCGTTGGGATCCTCTTTAGTAGCGCACCGTGCAGTACGGTCGCTGCCGTGTGGACCCGACCCCACATGTCATCTGCAGTACTGTAGAGGATTTCGACCTAATTGTGCGTAACTTCACACTCACCTGTATCTTACATACCTTTGGTGTTTGTGTTTCCTGAAGGAAGGACGGTATGAGTACAAATATGTAGTGGATGGCAACTGGGTGTGCAATGAGCATGAGATGAAGACCAAACCCAATGCGGACGGCCATGTGAATAACTACATCCAAGTGAGATAGATAGTTTTCCCTGAAAGTAACCTGCAGACGTCTCGCTTATCCCAGCATATATATAGCTTACAAATCTTGCCTGCAGGTTGCCAGGGATGGCACGAGCGATGAAGAGAAGGCGATGAGGGAGCGGTTGACTGGGCCAGACCCCGATCTAACAAAAGAGGAAAGGCTGATGATTAAAGAGTACCTGGAACAGTACACAGAGCAATAAGAGGTTAGCCCAGATCGTCCAGACTTTTGTGCCGCGCCTCTCTAATTCTCATTTTCTTTTCATATAAGTACAC
It encodes:
- the LOC119304225 gene encoding phosphoglucan phosphatase DSP4, amyloplastic-like translates to MNCLQHLLKEPPILAGSRSMRRPSPLNLAMVRGGSRRSNTVKTASGTSTSSAENSAMEPGADRSDTYSTNMTQAMGAALTYRHELGMNYNFICPDLIVGSCLQSPSDVDKLREIGVKTVFCLQQDPDLEYFGVDICAIQDYCLECKDIEHCREEVRDFDAFDLRLRLPAVISKLYKLASHNGGITYIHCTAGLGRAPAVALAYMFWILGYNLNEGHQLLQSKRPSFPKLEAIKLATADILTGLSKNCITLKWKNGSCSSVEISGLDIGWGQKIPLAYDEEKRAWFLERELPEGRYEYKYVVDGNWVCNEHEMKTKPNADGHVNNYIQVARDGTSDEEKAMRERLTGPDPDLTKEERLMIKEYLEQYTEQ